The Prunus persica cultivar Lovell chromosome G7, Prunus_persica_NCBIv2, whole genome shotgun sequence genome has a segment encoding these proteins:
- the LOC18771010 gene encoding RNA-binding protein 24-A, producing the protein MAYQQQHPHHPHHLHQQQQQQGGAQLFNSPFGDTTLTKVFVGGLAWETQSDTLRRHFEQFGDILEAVVITDKNTARSKGYGFVTFRDPDSARRACADPNPVIDGRRANCNLASLGRPRPSFPFHGQLRSAAPILGRVQTPRAAYMGSPNPAYHHPLPHGYQPGFVYPSYGYTAYGPEYVYPQGAYSPYMNQQYLQIYGVPGTVNPGAYPYGQLGHSLSGTHGYAAVQSYGVPGHHIMQFGGSNVSGASPASIPTIQTPYPTGLAAPAPGQAQLILPTNSPQFTSGSDQTAS; encoded by the exons atGGCTTACCAACAACAACACCCCCACCACCCCCACCATCTTCAtcagcaacagcagcagcaaggAGGGGCTCAGCTGTTCAATTCCCCATTCGGGGACACGACGTTGACGAAGGTGTTTGTGGGTGGGCTGGCCTGGGAAACCCAAAGCGACACTCTACGACGTCACTTTGAGCAGTTCGGCGACATCCTCGAGGCCGTCGTGATCACCGATAAGAACACCGCTCGATCCAAAGGCTATGGCTTT GTCACATTTCGTGATCCTGATTCTGCAAGAAGGGCTTGTGCGGACCCCAACCCTGTGATTGATGGCCGCAGAGCTAACTGTAATCTTGCTTCTCTGGGTCGGCCTCGACCTTCTTTCCCATTTCATG GGCAACTGAGATCAGCAGCTCCAATCCTTGGTCGTGTGCAGACACCTAGAGCTGCTTACATGGGGAGCCCAAACCCTGCTTACCACCACCCTCTTCCTCATGGTTACCAGCCTGGATTTGTATACCCTTCCTATGG GTACACAGCATATGGACCTGAGTATGTCTACCCACAG GGTGCCTACAGTCCTTACATGAATCAGCAATACCTTCAGATATATGGGGTACCGGGCACAGTAAACCCTGGCGCATATCCATACGGACAATTGGGTCATTCTCTCTCAGGCACTCATGGCTATGCAGCGGTTCAAAGCTATGGAGTTCCAGGCCATCATATAATGCAATTTGGCGGCTCCAATGTCAGTGGAGCATCCCCAGCTTCCATCCCCACAATTCAAACACCATATCCTACAG GTTTAGCTGCACCAGCTCCAGGACAGGCGCAACTTATACTTCCTACTAATTCTCCTCAATTCACCAGTGGTTCCGATCAAACTGCCAGTTGA